A region of Haliotis asinina isolate JCU_RB_2024 chromosome 9, JCU_Hal_asi_v2, whole genome shotgun sequence DNA encodes the following proteins:
- the LOC137295755 gene encoding alpha-L-fucosidase-like, which yields MAEARSCFVTLFLLCVCVNAQYQPNWASIDSRPLPAWYDEAKLGIFIHWGVFSVPSFSSEWFWWNWKGDQSTPGVRFFMQENYRPGFTYADFGAMFTAEFFNAEDWADIFAASGAQYIVFTSKHHEGFCNWPSKASFNWNSMDVGPKRDIVGELATAIRNKTKLHFGLYHSMFEWFHPLYLSDKANNFTTQDFVKDKTMPELYELINTYQPDVIWSDGDWEAPDVYWNSTQFLAWLYNESPVKDTVVTNDRWGKGIACHHGGFLTCSDRYNPGVLQKRKFENAMTIDKYSWGYRRNARITDFLSTKELLATFIQTVSCGGNMLMNVGPTKDGLIIPLFQERLLNLGQWLNVNGDAIYSTRPWTFQNDSLTNNTWYTSKVTSSGRNVYAIILNWPKGDTLTLGRPLTTVATTVSLMGYPGKFNWKERGTGGMDIEIPAIPINKMPCKYAWVFQLTGIGN from the exons ATGGCGGAGGCCAGAAGTTGTTTTGTAACTCTGTTCCTGCTCTGTGTGTGCGTAAATGCACAATACCAGCCAAACTGGGCTTCGATAGATTCCAGGCCCCTGCCAGCGTGGTATGATGAGGCTAAACTGGGAATCTTTATTCACTGGGGTGTTTTCTCCGTGCCCAGTTTCTCGTCGGAATGGTTCTGGTGGAACTGGAAGGGTGACCAGAGTACCCCGGGTGTCAGGTTTTTCATGCAGGAGAACTACCGACCCGGTTTCACGTATGCAGATTTCGGCGCTATGTTCACAGCGGAATTCTTCAACGCAGAAGACTGGGCTGACATATTTGCAGCATCAGGCGCACA GTACATAGTATTTACAAGCAAGCATCACGAAGGTTTCTGTAACTGGCCTTCAAAAGCATCATTTAACTGGAACTCTATGGATGTTGGCCCTAAGAGAGATATTGTTG GTGAACTTGCAACAGCCATCCGAAACAAGACCAAGTTGCACTTCGGTCTGTACCACTCCATGTTTGAATGGTTTCACCCCCTCTACCTCAGTGACAAGGCAAACAACTTCACTACTCAGGACTTTGTCAAG GACAAGACCATGCCAGAACTGTACGAGCTGATCAACACGTACCAGCCAGATGTCATCTGGTCAGACGGCGACTGGGAGGCACCTGATGTCTACTGGAACTCCACCCAGTTCCTGGCCTGGCTGTACAATGAGAG TCCTGTAAAAGATACAGTTGTCACTAATGATAGATGGGGAAAAGGTATCGCTTGTCATCATGGTGGCTTCCTCACCTGCAGTGACAGGTATAATCCAG GTGTGCTTCAAAAGAGAAAATTTGAGAATGCCATGACAATTGATAAATATTCCTGGGGATATCGACGTAATGCGAGGATCACTGACTTCCTGAGCACCAAGGAACTATTGGCGACTTTCATCCAGACTGTCAG CTGTGGCGGAAATATGCTGATGAATGTTGGGCCCACCAAAGATGGCCTAATCATCCCCCTGTTCCAGGAACGCCTGCTGAATTTGGGCCAATGGCTTAACGTCAACGGTGATGCTATCTACAGCACTCGTCCCTGGACCTTCCAGAACGACTCCCTCACTAACAATACATG GTACACCTCTAAAGTGACCTCCAGTGGCCGGAATGTGTACGCTATCATCCTCAACTGGCCGAAAGGGGACACGCTGACACTTGGACGACCTTTGACCACAGTTGCCACCACAGTGAGTCTGATGGGATATCCTGGGAAGTTCAACTGGAAGGAGAGAGGCACTGGAGGCATGGACATTGAGATTCCAGCCATCCCCATCAACAAGATGCCATGTAAATATGCCTGGGTGTTCCAGCTGACTGGTATAGGGAATTGA